The DNA segment GTCTAATTAATAACGAAAACAGCTCTAGTTAATAGGGCTGTTTTTTGATATACTAAATTGTGATAAAACAAACAAGAACGCAGGAGGAAAAAGATGTCCATTACGAATTTATTAAATATTAAATATCCCATTATCCAAGGGGCCATGGCGCAAATTGCCAAAGCTCCACTTGTTGCGGCTGTATCTAATGCAGGTGGTTTAGGAATTATCGCTTCTGGCGGAATGACTGCTGAAATGCTACGTGAGGAAATTAAAAAAACAAAAGCACTGACTGACAAACCTTTTGGTGTTAACTTAATGTTAATGATGACTAATATTGCAGAATTAACCGAAGTAATTATTAAAGAAAAAGTAGGCATTGTTACAACTGGAGCGGGGACGCCAAAAACGTTCATGCCAATTTGGAAAGAAGCTGGCATTATTGTGATTCCAGTAGTCCCTTCAGTTATGATTGCTAAACGCATGGAAAAAATGGGTGCAGATGCAGTGATTGCAGAAGGAACAGAAGCAGGCGGACATGTTGGTGAAACAACTACGATGGCGCTTTTACCTCAAATTGTCGATGCAGTAACAATCCCAGTCATTGGCGCAGGAGGAATTGCAGATGGCCGTGGAATTGTTGCAGCACTAGCTCTAGGTGCAAAAGGAGTCCAAATCGGCACACGCTTCTTAGCAACTGATGAATGTCCGGTACATCCAGATTTTAAAGCCGCAGTAATTAAAGCTTCCGACCGCGACACAATGGTTACCGGCCGAAAAACAGGCGCCCCAGTTCGCTCAATTAAAAATAAAATGATTAAAGAATATATCCGCTTAGAAGAAGAAAATGCCGATCGTGATACTTTAGAAGAACTAACTTTAGGCTCTTTACGAAAAGCAGTTCAAGAAGGAGATACAGAAAACGGTTCTGTAATGGCTGGTCAAATCGCTGGCTTAATTACAGAAATCAAACCTTGTAAAGCTGTTATGGAAGAGATGATGACAGAAGCGAAAGCGGTTATAGCTGGGTTGCAATTGTAACATTGTATAAATATAACGATCAAAGTAGATTTTTATAGTTAAAAAATATTTCTCTATCTAAGAGGTGACTGAATGAAACAAGTTATAAATGATACTTTATCGGTTTTTGGGATAGTATTTATTGTTTTGATTATAGCATCTTATTTTTTCCCAATTGGTGAAATCATCAATGATGCGCGGTCTTTTCTTATCTTCTTTTTCCTTGTGAGTATTTTAGGGAAATATCTATTGAACCAGAAAAGAGAAAAAAACAAACAATAAAATCACCATTAAAAAAGTTGTGTCAGAAATCTTACTGACACAACTTTTTATAGTATTAGTACAAAATCAATGTTCACTCAAAATTCAGTTGCCAAAACACGCCGAACTGATCCGTGACTTGCGCATAAGTCGATCCCCAGAATGCTACTTGAAGTTCCATTTCCACTTTTCCACTAGAACTTAAAGTTTCATAAGCATAGTTAATATCATTTTCAGATGCAAAATTAATCAGGATAGTCACACGATTGCCAATTGTAAATCCATCATACGGTGCATCAGTAATATAAATAAATTCTTCCCCATTTTTAGCTAAGCGACTATGCATCAACCGTTCACCAAAAATAGCATCACCATCAAAATTATTCATTTGTTTAAAGCGCTGGACGTTAGTAATATCGGCCTGAAAAACATCTGCATAAAACGTTAGAGCTTCTTGACCTTCACCATTAAAAACTAAATATGGCACTGCGAACGACATATTATCCTCTCCTTCGTACTTGATAGTTCTAGTATATGTCTAATTTACTTTTAAGTCATGCTTTTATAGAATGAGGATTTGTGAAGAAAGTAAATTACTTGCAAAAAAACGTGATATATTATACAATTACTTTAAGAAACTAGCAATATTTCAATAAATATTTTTTTGCAATAAAATAAAGTAAGTACTTGCTTTTGGGAGTAAGTGCGTAGGAGGTAGATGTATGCTTTGGGTAAAAGAGTCAGTCGAGCAACTTCTCAGCAAACTACACACAAATTTAGACACAGGGTTAACAAAAGAACAGGTTAAACAAAAACATACAGAGTTTGGAACGAATGAGTTTGAAGAAGGAAAGAAAGAAACACTTCTTCAAAAAATTGGTCACCATTTGATAGAAATCACAACGATTGTTTTACTTTTTGCAGCGGCAATTTCTGCTTATTTAGCCATTACAACTGGATATGGTTGGGCGAAAGTGGTTGTTATTTTAGGAATCGTAGTGTTAAATATGGTGCTAGGGATTTACCAGGAAAACAGTGCCGAGAAAGCACTCGCGGCTCTTCAAAGTATGAATGCACATTTAACGACAGTTGTTCGTGATGGGGTTCGGATGCAAGTAGATGCAGCAGAATTAGTGCCTGGAGATATTATTGAGATAGTTGCAGGCGATATGATTCCAGCAGATGCGCGTATTATTTCTAGCAGTAGTTTGCAAGTCGAGGAATCGGCACTTACAGGCGAAAGTGTTCCAGTTGAAAAAGATGCAAACGCGGTTGTTTCGGAAAAAGCACCGATTGGCGATAGGTTGAATATGCTTTACTCGGGCTGTCTTGTAACAAATGGTCGCGCTACAGCAGTTGTTGTAGAGATTGGAATGGAAACGGAGATGGGGAAAATTGCTGGGCTTTTAAACAGCACCTCTAAACTAATGACACCATTACAGCTGCGCCTAAAAGAATTAGCTAAACGACTTAGTATTGTAGCACTTTTAGCAGGTATTTTAATTTTTATCATTGATGTTTATGTGTATGGTGAAACGATTATTGAAACATTGATGATTGCGATTTCTCTCGCTGTAGCAGCGGTTCCTGAGACGTTACCGGTAATTGTAACATTAACACTTGCTTATGGGGTTCAAAATATGGTTCGTAAAAATACGATTATCCGCCGAATTCCTGCAGTAGAAACAATCGGAAATACTTCGGTTATTTGTTCAGATAAAACAGGAACATTAACACAAAATAAAATGATTATCCAACAAATTTGGGCAGCAAATCATACGCCAGTGAAAGCAACGACGGGGTTTGAGTCTGCAGAACAAAAAGTGTTAGAAATGCTTAGTCTTGCTAGTAACGCGACAATTGATATAACAGATGGCGAGGAAACCATTATTGGCGACCCAACCGAAAGCGCAATTATTCGTTTGCTAGAAGAAAAAGGAACAAATAAAAAAGCATTAGAAGCTAAATATCCTCGCGTGTTTGAACTTCCTTTTGACTCAGATAGAAAGCTCATGACGACGATTCATCAAGTAGAAGACGGATTTCTTTCTATTACAAAAGGTGCTTTTGACCGCATTCCAGTAAATTTTTCACCAGAGTTTTTAAAAGAGGCAGAGCAAGTGCATGATAGTTTTGCAGAAAAGGCATTACGGGTGTTAGTTGTTGCCTATAAAAAATATGCAGAAATGCCGACGGATTTGTCTAGTGAGGCACTTGAGACGGATTTAACTTTTGCGGGCATGGTGGGGATGATTGATCCTCCAAGGCCAGAAAGTAAAGCTGCTGTGTTAGCGGCGAAAAAAGCGGGTATTAAGACTGTAATGATTACTGGTGACCATATTGTAACGGCATCGGCAATCGCAAAAGAAATTGGAATTTTAACAGATGAGGATAAGGCAATTACTGGAGCAGAACTTGCCGAAATGTCAGAAGAAGATTTAGAGAAAAACATTAGAGATTATGCGGTATATGCTCGCGTTAGTCCAGAAGATAAAATTAGAATTGTCAAAGCTTGGCAGAAAAATGGTGAGATTGTTACGATGACAGGAGACGGTGTGAATGATGCACCGGCCTTAAAAGCAGCAGATGTAGGCTCAGCGATGGGAATCACAGGAACAGATGTATCTAAAAATGCTGCAGATATGGTTATAACAGATGATAATTTTGCAACGATTGTAGATGCTGTCAAAGAAGGACGTACAGCCTATGAGAATATTCGCAAAACGATTTACTTTTTATTAAGTACTAACTTTTCACAAATATTTATTATGCTGATTGCGATTATTCTTGGTTGGGGTGCTCCGGTTGTCGCTGTTCAGTTGCTATTAATTAACGTGGTATCTGACGGAATTCCGGGCTTCTTCCTGAGTCGTGAAAAAGCTGATGATTCAATTATGGAGCGGAAGCCAATTCCGAAAAATGCTGGTATTTTTGCCAATGGACTTGGTAAGAAAATGGCAACACAAGCTGTTGTTTTCACTGTTGTCACGTTAGCTGGATTTTATATTGGCCAGTTTGTAACGATAAATCAGTCGATTGGTGCAAGTTATGAAGTAGGTATGACAATGGCATTTGTAATTCTAGCTTGGTCATCAGTCGCACACATTTTCAACGTACGAAGCGATAAGTCGATTTTCACTATTGGATTTTTATCAAACCGTGGCTTATTCTTTAGCGCGATTTGTTCGATGTTGATTATTCTAGGACTTGCGATTATTCCACCGCTTGCAAACATGTTCTTCTTAGTAGAGATGAGTTTAACACACTGGATTGTGGCATTTATTCTCTCGATGTTCCCACTCCTATTCGTGGAAATTCAAAAGCTTATTCAGCGAAAAAAAGCATAAAGGAGGGCAACTATATGAACGAGACTCAAAAATTGGTAGCCGCATCTTTAGAACGTAACTTTGGAAAAGATATTGGCACACGTTATGTAGGAAATGAAAAAGCGCAACTACGCGCTGAAGAAGTAATTGAGGAAATTGCAATTGTTATCGCACCACTTGTGGAACAACTAGGAATCGAGAGTAAAACCGTGAAAAAAACGATTCCCTTTTTATATGAACTTCAAAAAAATCAATTTTGTGATATGAGTGCTTATCCGTATCCGCTTCTTCTAGTCAATGGAACGAGCGCAGATACAGAGAAATATTGGCGTGATTTACCAACCTACTGGACAGATGATGCAAATAAAATTGTTCTACCATATGTTTTAGAACATATGAAAAATAATAAAGTACGTCAAAAACTGTTGGCTTTCCACGCATGGCTTTTAGGGGAAGTAGCTGAAATGAACGAAGAGCTAGGTGCAGCTTTTCGTGTGAAATTGGTATTTGAATCTGATATGCGTATTCGTTTACGGGTTTATGAAGTAGAACAAATTGCAGTAGAGGTTCATTTTTTAGATAATCATGATACAGAACAACAACATTTAGGCTATGACGTCAGTTTGGACGCAGAACTAGAAGTAAAAGCCAGATTATTACTTCGCCAAGGGATTTTAACAGAAAATTTAGGATTAGAAGCACTAAAAGCTTATATTAAATCCGTTTTACCGATTGCGCATAACTTGGAAACTCTAAAGCAACTAACAGGAGAAGAGACGAAAAAACTCACTAAATTATTAATGCAAGAGGAACCAAAAATTATGGAAGACACAGATTTAACTAGCAAAGCATTAGATTTCTTACAAAAATTAGCTCCAAAGAAATAAGAATAAAATGCTATTTGGAGAAAATTATTCCTAAATAGCATTTTATTTTTGCAAGTGAGATTGAAAGAATAGTAAAATGATACAATGAAATGAGAAATGAGGATGTAAAAATTGATTCGACAAGCCAAAAAATCAGACGCGCCTAAAATTGCGCCACTGTTACTCGTAATATGGAAAGATATGGAATTACCAATTTTAGAAGTAGAAACAGAAGAAGCGATTACTAATGCGTTAGTAGAAGCGATTCAAACAGAAGATTATCGATATAGCTACAGACATCTTCATGTGTTTGAAAAAGATGGCGATATTGCCGGTGTTTTAGCTGGCTATCCAGGGAAGATCGAACCTGATATCGACCATGCTTGGAACGCGATTGCGAAAAAACATGGGATTACTTACGATGCACCAATTTTTGTTGATAAAGAAACATTTCCGGGTGAATGGTATTTAGATTCTATTGTCACAAACGAAAAATATCGCGGCCACGGGGTTGGAACAGCTTTACTGGCTAAATTAACAGAAATTGCTGCCAAAGATGGCGAAAAAGTAGTTGGTTTAAATTGTGACAAAGGAAACCCACATGCAAAACGTTTATATGAACGATTAGGATTTCACGTGACTGGGGAAATCACGCTTAGTGGTCACAACTACGAACACATGCAAAAATAAGAAATGAGGCAAACCAATGAAAAAAATAATTTTCACTATAATGCTTAGTTTGATATTAGTTCTTGCAGGTTGCGCGGATGTCACTAACACCGTGAAAGTAGATAAAAAAGGGGAAGCAACGATCTCGTTCGATGTCGATATTTCGACTGTCGCTGGAATTTTTGCATCAGGCTATTCAAATGAACTGGAAGCAAAACTAAAAGAAGCTGGATTTACAGTAGATAAAAAATCAAATACAAGCTATCATATCGAAAAGAGACTAGATAAAAATGAAACGACAAAAAGCAATATGAAACCAGAAGATTATGGTGTGAAAATTACGAATACCAAAAGTTTCTTCACACAGAAAATCAAAGTGGATGCAGATATTGACATCGAAAAAATTTGGAAAAAAGAAGTGGCGGATGTCGCATTTCCAAAAGAAGTACTAAGTCAGATTGATTATACGTTTATCTTAGATTTGCCGGTTTCGACAATTGGAGATAATAATGCCAAAAGCGTTGATGGTGGAAAGCTAACTTGGGATGTGCCACTTGATAAAAAATCTGAAATGTATTTTGAAGTCACTGTGCCGAACGTGAAAAATATTGCGATTGTTGGTGGAATCTTAGTTATAGCAATCATTGGTTTGGTTATTTATCTTATTAGAAAACACCGGAAAAAGAAAAAATGACTATAATAAAAAAGAGTGAATCAGTTAGCTAAGCTGATTCACTCTTTTGTTTACTTCTTGCTCTAACTCTTCATAACAAGCTAATTTTTTCTCGATTTTCTTAAATGCTCGATCTAACTCTGCTTGCCGACGATACATGTCTGCTTGATGTTCTTTAAGTACCGCAATACGTTCTGTTACCGTTTTGTCCCCGCATTTCGTTAGTTCTACAATTTCCTTTTGTTTAGCTAGGGGCATGCCAGTGACGCGTAAACAAGTGAGCAATTCGAGCCAGTGCAAAGCATCATTATCAAAAATCCGATTATTATTTTTGTCACGCGCTAGAAAAGGAATTAACCCTTCTCGTTCATAATAACGAATTGTATAGGCGCTTAAACCCGTATGCGCGGAAGCTTCTTTGATAGTTTGGTGCACTATAATCACCCCTTTTTTCTTAATCATAGCATCTTGAAAATCGAAAAGCCAAATGTTTGCCTTCGAGTGCACTCTAAGGTGTATAGTAAACGTGTTATTACTTTTAGGAGGCGGATAAATTGAACTTAAAAGATACAGTAAAACTTGCAAATGGTGTTGAAATGCCCCGTTTAGGATTTGGCGTATGGAAAGTGAAAGACGGCGACGAAGCAGTAAATTCTGTTAAATGGGCAATCGAAGCTGGTTATATTAGCATTGATACAGCAGCTGCATACAAAAATGAAGAAGGCGTTGGTCAAGCTATTAAAGAGTCCGGCGTTAAAAGAGAAGACTTGTTTGTAACAACGAAACTTTGGAATGCAGAACAAGGTTATGAATCCACATTAGCTGCATTTGATGAAAGTTTACGTAAATTAGAACTTGATTATGTAGACTTATATTTGATTCACTGGCCAGTAGAAGGTAAATTCAAAGACACTTGGCGCGCTTTTGAAAAATTATATAAAGATAAACGCGTTCGCGCAATTGGCGTTTGTAACTTCCACGAACATCATTTAAAAGAATTAATGGAAGATGCAGAAATCGCTCCAATGGTTAACCAAATTGAATTACATCCACAATTAACACAAGAACCATTACGTAAATTCTGTGCGGAAAACAATATTGTAGTGGAAGCTTGGTCCCCACTTGGTAACGGTAAACTTCTTGCTAACCCTGAAATTAAAGCAATTGCTGATGCACATGGTAAATCAGTTGCACAAGTTATTCTTCGTTGGGACTTACAAATTGGTGTCGTAACGATTCCAAAATCGGTCCACCAAGAACGTATTATCCAAAACGCGGATATTTTCGATTTCGAATTAACAGAAGAAGAAGTAGCAAAAATCAGCGGATTAAATAAAGACGAAAGAACTGGCCCAGATCCAGATAATTTCAATTTCTAAAATAAAAAAGTTGAGATCCCTTCCAACGTTTCATATTGGAAGGGATTTTTGCTATGCTTTTATGCTACAATAAATGAAAAAAAGAGGTTAACATGGAACCTAAAAAAATTATTGAAAACCGCTTTTTTAATCAAAAATTAGCAGAATCAGCATGGGTAGCTTCCCCCGAAGAAGTGGTATTTCATTTTGGCGCAATGCAGTCTCAAAATTACTCGCAATCGTTGTGGGCTGTTGGGAGTAGGTTAATTACCCCAAGCGAGCTAGCTGTTAAAAAAGCAATTGATAATGGTGAAATTATCCGAACGTGGCTTTTACGAGGAACGATTCACCTTTTTTCTGCACGTGATTATCACTGGATGATGGATTTAATTGCACCTACCATAGATAAAATTTGTAGACCACACCGAAAAAAATTAGGTTTAACAGAAGAAATTCTTAGTAAAGCTTCTGAAGTTGTAGAAACCTTCGTTGCAAAAGAAGTAGTGACTAGAAAAGAGTTAGCAAACCATTTAGCTGAAAACAATTTACCAAATGCAGGTATCCCGTTTGCGCAATTATTGGTTTATTTAAGCTCACGGAAAATTATTTGTTCAGGACCAAATGAAACTTTTAGAAATATAGAGCTTATACCTAAACAAACGCATATTTTTACGAGAGAAGAAGCTGTACAAGAATTAGCTAAGCGCTATCTTCAAAGTCATGCACCAGCCACTTTAAAAGACTTTTGCTTTTGGTCTGGTTTAACTGTGACTGATGCAAAAATGGCTTTGGCTAACTTTACTAAAGAAGATGAATTCTATTTAAATGAATTGACTAAAAATGTCATTTCCACTCGTCAAATCCCTCTTGCGGGTTTTGACGAGTGGATTATCGGATACAAGGATCGCTCTATTGTTTTGTCTGAAGCGTGGCAGGATGAAATCATTACTAAAAATGGTATTTTTCGACCAGCGATTATTTCAGATGGTCAAGTTGTGGGTAAATGGGAAAAACCTAAAAAACAAATAGAACTACAAGGAGAATACTGGGATCGTTACATCCAGTTTCGGAATATGCTATAGTCAAGTATGCAGAGAAATTTTAATTTGAGGTGATTATGCAATGCAATCTTTTGATAAATTTTATAAAAAAACACTAGAAGAACGTCAAGTAATTTTGGCAGAATATGCTAATCTAAATGAGGAGGAACAAGCCTTTTTAGCTTCTACGGGGGCACTTTCGTTTGATAAAGCAAACCATATGATTGAAAATACAGTCGGAATTTATTCGCTTCCTTTAGGCTTAGGGATGAATATGCTTTTAAATGATAAAAAATATATCGTACCAATGGCGATGGAAGAGCCTTCTGTTGTTGCTGCTCAAAGTTCAGGCGCTAAACTAATCGCTCAAAATGGCGGAATTACAAGTACTGCAACTGACAGAAAAATGATTGGACAAATCGAACTAATTACCGTGCCAGATGTGGAAGCTGCAGAAGAAAAAGTCATTGCTAATCGAGAGAAACTTATTGCCATTGCCAATAATGCCCATCCATCTTTACTAAAACGAGGCGGGGGAGCTGTAGACTTACAAGTACGTACTACCAAAACCGCGAGTGGTGAAACTTTATTTATCATTCATTTACTTGTAGATACGCAAGAAGCAATGGGCGCCAACATGGTAAACACAATGGTCGAAACATTAGCCCCGGAGCTAGAAATACTGACTGGCGGGGTAGCAAATATGCGAATATTATCCAATTTGGTAGATGATGCGACTGCCACAGCCACCTGCCGCTTGTCCCCTGAAAGCTTATCGACAAAAACGCAAAGTGGCGAATGGGTACGTGATCGAATTATTGCAGCTTATGAATTTGCAGATGCAGATATTTACCGTGCAGCAACTCATAACAAAGGAATTATGAATGGGATAGATGCCGTAATTATGGCTTTTGGAAATGATTGGCGTGCAGTGGAAGCAGCAAGCCATGCCTATACTGCCCGGACAGGAAGCTATAAGCCCATGTCTAAATGGTCAAAAGATGCGGATGGGTACTTGATTGGGGAATTAACTTTACCGATGCCAGTTGCCTTTGTTGGCGGTTCTATAGCGATTCATCCAATTGCCACTCTCTCAAAAAAAATCGCGCGAGTAGAATCAGCGAAAGAACTGGCTATGTTGGTATGCGCAGTGGGCTTAACGCAAAATTTAGCCGCTTTAAAGGCGCTCGTTACGGAAGGCATCCAGCGTGGACATATGTCACTACAAGCAAAATCTCTCGCAATGACAGCGGGTGCAGAAGCAAATGAAATCGAACAAGTTGCCCAATTTTTACAAGAAACGAAACAATTGAATGTGATGGCAGCTAAGAAATATATTGCTGAATTACGAACAAAATAAAGCGAATATCAGGTGAGGAGCGGGATTTTATATATCGTTATTGTTTTGTTGGCCATACAAATAATATTGCAGGATTAGCACTTAGACTGAATGAATAGAAATTATCCAAAAGAAACTAGCAGGAACAACGTAGCTAGTTTCTTTTTTTGTTAAAAATCTACACTTTTATTAGTCCTTGTGAAGCATTGAGTATAAGCGAATAGTGGTGTAGAATAAGAATGATTATAAAACTAGAATGACTGGAAGTGTTTAGTCTTATGCGAAATAGAAAAACGATGGATGGAAACACTGCCGCAGCCAATATTTCTTACGCATTTACAGAAGTTGCAGCAATCTATCCAATTACCCCTTCCTCCACTATGGCTGAACTCGTGGATGAATGGTCATCAAAAAACAAGAAAAATTTATTTAATGAACCCGTAAAAGTAGTGGAAATGCAATCAGAAGCAGGAGCAGCAGGGACAGTTCATGGATCACTTCAAGCAGGAGCCTTAACGAGCACATACACAGCGAGTCAAGGTTTACTTTTAATGATTCCGAATATGTACAAAATTGCTGGAGAATTATTGCCCACAGTTTTTCATGTATCTGCAAGAACAATTTCGGCGGCCTCGCTTAATATTTTCGGCGACCATAGTGATGTGATGGCAGCGCGTCAAACTGGATTTGCGATGCTCGCAGAAGGTTCTGTGCAAGAAGTAATGGACTTATCCGCCGTAGCTCATCTGGCATCGCTGAAAGGAAGCTTGCCATTTTTAAACTTTTTTGATGGATTCCGGACAAGTCACGAATTACAAAAAATCGAAGTGCTTGAATATGAGGAATTAGAAAGTTTGCTTGACAAAGAGGCCTTACAACAATTCAGAAATCGCGCAATGACGCCTAATAATCCGAAAACATTAGGCTCGAACCAGAACCCGGATATCTTTTTTCAACAAAGGGAAACAGTGAATCGTTATTACGAGGAAATTCCAAATATCGTTCAGAACTATATGCAAGAAATTAATCAGCTACGTGGCACAGATTATGACTTAGTAAATTATTATGGTGCGGAAGATGCAACAGATGTCGTTGTAGCGATGGGGTCTGTAACGCCGGTCATTGAGCAAGTTATTGATTATTTAACAACCCAAGGCAAGAAAGTTGGACTGCTCAATATTCGTTTATATCGTCCTTTCCCAGCTGACAACTTTTTAGCGAAACTTCCGAAAACAGTAGAACGTGTGGCTGTTTTAGACCGAACAAAAGAACCAGGTTCAGGTGGGGAGCCACTTTTACTCGATGTACAAAGTGTGCTTTATGATAGTGAGACGCGACCTCTCGTTATTGGCGGTAGATATGGCTTAGGTTCAAAAGATGTGACACCAGACCAGATTCTCGGTGTTTATTCGCACCTAATGACAGAAAAACCAAAACCTCGTTTCACCATTGGTATTACAGATGATATTACGAATCTCTCCATTGAAAATAGGGGACCAAGTGATTTAACGTCAGAAAAAACGTTCCAATGTAAATTCTGGGGCTTTGGCTCGGACGGTACGGTAGGCGCTAATAAAGCCGCCATTAAGATTATTGGTGATAATACAGATTTATATGCGCAAGGTTACTTTTCCTATGATTCGAAAAAATCGGGGGGACTAACCGTTTCGCATCTACGCTTTGGAGAAAAAAGAATTCGTTCTGCTTATTTAATCCAACAGGCGGATTTTGTTTCTTGCTCAACCTCGGCCTATTTACGTTCGTATGATTTATTAAAAGGCTTAAAACCGGGCGGAACATTTTTACTTAATACAATTTGGGAAGGCAAGCAGTTAGAACGCCATTTACCAGCAGCAATGCGTGCATATATTGCAAAAAACGATATTCAATTTTATACATTAAATGCGATGAAAATTGCTGGGGAAGCTGGACTGGGCAGAAGAATTAATACTGTCATGCAAACAGCCTTTTTCCAAGTGACTGATATCTTACCGTTTGAAAAAGCTCTCGCTGACTTAAAAGAATCGGCTATCGCGACTTACGGAAAAAAAGATATGGCCGTTGCGGAAAAAAATATCCTCGCGATGGATCAAACAGTCGCTCATTTGCATAAAGTAGAAGTGCCT comes from the Listeria welshimeri serovar 6b str. SLCC5334 genome and includes:
- a CDS encoding VOC family protein; this translates as MSFAVPYLVFNGEGQEALTFYADVFQADITNVQRFKQMNNFDGDAIFGERLMHSRLAKNGEEFIYITDAPYDGFTIGNRVTILINFASENDINYAYETLSSSGKVEMELQVAFWGSTYAQVTDQFGVFWQLNFE
- a CDS encoding aldo/keto reductase, whose translation is MNLKDTVKLANGVEMPRLGFGVWKVKDGDEAVNSVKWAIEAGYISIDTAAAYKNEEGVGQAIKESGVKREDLFVTTKLWNAEQGYESTLAAFDESLRKLELDYVDLYLIHWPVEGKFKDTWRAFEKLYKDKRVRAIGVCNFHEHHLKELMEDAEIAPMVNQIELHPQLTQEPLRKFCAENNIVVEAWSPLGNGKLLANPEIKAIADAHGKSVAQVILRWDLQIGVVTIPKSVHQERIIQNADIFDFELTEEEVAKISGLNKDERTGPDPDNFNF
- a CDS encoding cation-translocating P-type ATPase, which produces MLWVKESVEQLLSKLHTNLDTGLTKEQVKQKHTEFGTNEFEEGKKETLLQKIGHHLIEITTIVLLFAAAISAYLAITTGYGWAKVVVILGIVVLNMVLGIYQENSAEKALAALQSMNAHLTTVVRDGVRMQVDAAELVPGDIIEIVAGDMIPADARIISSSSLQVEESALTGESVPVEKDANAVVSEKAPIGDRLNMLYSGCLVTNGRATAVVVEIGMETEMGKIAGLLNSTSKLMTPLQLRLKELAKRLSIVALLAGILIFIIDVYVYGETIIETLMIAISLAVAAVPETLPVIVTLTLAYGVQNMVRKNTIIRRIPAVETIGNTSVICSDKTGTLTQNKMIIQQIWAANHTPVKATTGFESAEQKVLEMLSLASNATIDITDGEETIIGDPTESAIIRLLEEKGTNKKALEAKYPRVFELPFDSDRKLMTTIHQVEDGFLSITKGAFDRIPVNFSPEFLKEAEQVHDSFAEKALRVLVVAYKKYAEMPTDLSSEALETDLTFAGMVGMIDPPRPESKAAVLAAKKAGIKTVMITGDHIVTASAIAKEIGILTDEDKAITGAELAEMSEEDLEKNIRDYAVYARVSPEDKIRIVKAWQKNGEIVTMTGDGVNDAPALKAADVGSAMGITGTDVSKNAADMVITDDNFATIVDAVKEGRTAYENIRKTIYFLLSTNFSQIFIMLIAIILGWGAPVVAVQLLLINVVSDGIPGFFLSREKADDSIMERKPIPKNAGIFANGLGKKMATQAVVFTVVTLAGFYIGQFVTINQSIGASYEVGMTMAFVILAWSSVAHIFNVRSDKSIFTIGFLSNRGLFFSAICSMLIILGLAIIPPLANMFFLVEMSLTHWIVAFILSMFPLLFVEIQKLIQRKKA
- a CDS encoding GNAT family N-acetyltransferase, with the protein product MIRQAKKSDAPKIAPLLLVIWKDMELPILEVETEEAITNALVEAIQTEDYRYSYRHLHVFEKDGDIAGVLAGYPGKIEPDIDHAWNAIAKKHGITYDAPIFVDKETFPGEWYLDSIVTNEKYRGHGVGTALLAKLTEIAAKDGEKVVGLNCDKGNPHAKRLYERLGFHVTGEITLSGHNYEHMQK
- a CDS encoding MerR family transcriptional regulator translates to MHQTIKEASAHTGLSAYTIRYYEREGLIPFLARDKNNNRIFDNDALHWLELLTCLRVTGMPLAKQKEIVELTKCGDKTVTERIAVLKEHQADMYRRQAELDRAFKKIEKKLACYEELEQEVNKRVNQLS
- a CDS encoding nitronate monooxygenase, translating into MSITNLLNIKYPIIQGAMAQIAKAPLVAAVSNAGGLGIIASGGMTAEMLREEIKKTKALTDKPFGVNLMLMMTNIAELTEVIIKEKVGIVTTGAGTPKTFMPIWKEAGIIVIPVVPSVMIAKRMEKMGADAVIAEGTEAGGHVGETTTMALLPQIVDAVTIPVIGAGGIADGRGIVAALALGAKGVQIGTRFLATDECPVHPDFKAAVIKASDRDTMVTGRKTGAPVRSIKNKMIKEYIRLEEENADRDTLEELTLGSLRKAVQEGDTENGSVMAGQIAGLITEIKPCKAVMEEMMTEAKAVIAGLQL
- a CDS encoding winged helix DNA-binding domain-containing protein; protein product: MEPKKIIENRFFNQKLAESAWVASPEEVVFHFGAMQSQNYSQSLWAVGSRLITPSELAVKKAIDNGEIIRTWLLRGTIHLFSARDYHWMMDLIAPTIDKICRPHRKKLGLTEEILSKASEVVETFVAKEVVTRKELANHLAENNLPNAGIPFAQLLVYLSSRKIICSGPNETFRNIELIPKQTHIFTREEAVQELAKRYLQSHAPATLKDFCFWSGLTVTDAKMALANFTKEDEFYLNELTKNVISTRQIPLAGFDEWIIGYKDRSIVLSEAWQDEIITKNGIFRPAIISDGQVVGKWEKPKKQIELQGEYWDRYIQFRNML
- a CDS encoding EGFR-like transmembrane domain-containing protein, with the translated sequence MKKIIFTIMLSLILVLAGCADVTNTVKVDKKGEATISFDVDISTVAGIFASGYSNELEAKLKEAGFTVDKKSNTSYHIEKRLDKNETTKSNMKPEDYGVKITNTKSFFTQKIKVDADIDIEKIWKKEVADVAFPKEVLSQIDYTFILDLPVSTIGDNNAKSVDGGKLTWDVPLDKKSEMYFEVTVPNVKNIAIVGGILVIAIIGLVIYLIRKHRKKKK